GAGGTAAAACAAGAGCCCTTTCAATGGACAACATTGTTTGGGCTTACTCCTGAAGAACTGCGGGAAAGATCCCATCATCCCCAAAAGTACTTCGGCATTGATCATACTCCCCTCAGCTATACTCATGGCCCCATCGTCGCTAAGCTGCATAAATTGCGGTCGAAATCCCGGGAGGTGGAGCTCTATGCCAATCGAGCTTTCACAGATGCCAATGGGGAATGCAGCCGAACAGACCTGATCCAAGCCTTGAACCGGTTATCCAGTGCCTTCTATATCTTGGCTTGCCAGGTACGCAGCCGAAAAGCTCAGGAGCTCGAGGAAAAACGAGTTCCTGTAGGTATTTCTAACCGGCATATCCACCTCTCCCAGGCTGATTTAGAAGCCCTTTTTGGGAAAGGCTATACCTTAACCAGTCAAAAGGACCTGTCTCAGCCGGGACAGTTTGCTGCTCAGGAAACTGTGGCCCTGGTGGGCCCTAAAGGACGGCTGGATAAGGTCCGGGTCTTGGGACCGGTAAGAAAAAAGACACAAGCAGAGATCAGTGTTACGGACTGTTTTTCTCTGGGAATTAAACCGGTGGTCCGGGACTCAGGACAACTGGATGGAACACCGGGTCTGCAGGTGGTCGGTCCTCAGGGAAGCGTGGATTTAGAGGTCGGGGCCATCGTGGCCAGCCGGCATATTCATCTCCATACGGAGGACGCCAAAGCCTGGTCCTTAAAGGATGGGGACAGAGTCAGGGTAAGAGTTGACAGCGGCCGTCCCATTGTCTATGAAGATGTTTTAATCCGTGTCAGTGACCAATATCGCAAAGAGATGCACCTGGACCTGGATGAGGCCAATGCGGCCCTCGTCGGACCCACCTGCCGGGGCTTACTCATGGGGGTATGACATGAATCAAGAACTGATTAATCAAATAGTCCAGCGCATTTTGTCGGATCCCGCTTTGCTGGGATTGCTGCAAAAGGCAGGATCTGAAACAAGTCAGCCGGTGGTTAAATCCGAAGCCTTGGTTCTTTTGAACTATGTCCCGGATTTTCCCCGGGTTTTAAGTGCAGTGCAGCAGCGGTGGGGAGAAAGCTTCTCGCTTAGAGTTTTGCCTAGCGATCAAGTGTATATGGCTAAACCGGAACTGCCTGAGGGCATGAGCTGGATCACAGTGGAAGAGGCTATGGCTAAGGCCGACTGGCCGAAAATCATCCTGCCGGCTTGCTCCGCCAACACTTTAGCTAAAGCTGCCTTGGGCATTCGCGACAACCCTATCTGTGAAATGATTGGGAGAGGAATCAGCCGGGGATGCTCCATAGAATTGATAACGGAGTATTTGGGGCTCACCGATCAAACGCCCCCGGCTTACAGGGAACTGTATGAAGGGTATATTCAGAAGCTGCAAGCCTACGGAGTGACGGCCTGGGGAAACTTGGCCGGCGGTCAATCCAGTCAAAGCAGTCAACCTACTCCCCAGCCTTCTGCAGCAGGGGAGTCCCGGCAGCAGCTCTTTGACTCAGAGAGTGTTTCTCCGAGAAACGAGGTTTACTACACCAAGAAATTCCTGGGGGATAAACAAGCCTATGGCTTCCCGGAAGGAGCCACGGTCTATGTCAGACCAGAGACGGTTATCTCCCCTCTGGCCCGGGATACCTTAAGAATGCGCCGCGTTGAGCTGTGCATGGAGAAGGAGGCAGGACGATGATTCTGGCTCGCGTTATCGGCCATGTCTGGTCAACCCGTAAAGAAGAATCTCTCCGGGGTTTGAAATTTCTCGTCGTCCAGCCGGTAACCCTCTCCTATCTGGAGGACGGAACCCCCAAGCTGGAGGAAACCGGGAATTCCCTCATCGCAGCGGACCAAATCGGAGCCGGGGAAGATGAGATCGTTATGGTCGCCAGCGGTTCCTCAGCCCGGCAGGGATTAGCCAACAACAGCGTTCCCATCGATGCCACCATCGTGGGGATTATCGATAAAGAAACCTTTGAAGCGTAAAGCTTAAGTGGGTGAAAAATAAATGAATATGCAAATGAAAGAGATCAGCGGCAAGGTATTGGAAGCCGGAGTAGTCGGGGCCGGGGGAGCGGGATTTCCCACCCATGTCAAGTTGTCTGCCCAGGCAGAGATCGTCATTGTCAACGGGGCAGAATGTGAGCCCTTGCTGAAAACCGACCAGCAATTGGCGGCCCGCTACCCGGACCTTCTGGTTAAAGGCCTGACCCTGGCCATGGCCTCAACAGGAGCCCAAAAAGGGATCATCGCCTTAAAAGCCAAATATAAGGAAGCCATTGCCGCCTTAGAACCCTATATCCGGAACACAGAGGGAATTGAAATTGCCATTATGCCCGATATCTATCCGGCGGGAGACGAAGTGATGACCATTTGGTTAACCACCGGCAGACGGGTGCCCCCTGGAGGAATCCCCATCAACATCGGCGTAGTGGTGAACAACGTCCAAACCCTCATCAATGTAGCCAAAGCCCAGGAAGGGATCTCCGTCACCACCCGGACTCTCACCGTCACAGGAGCCGTTAAGAAGCCCATCACCGTCACCGTACCCATCGGCACCCCTCTGAGGGAGGTCCTGGATCTGGCCGGAGGGGAAGAAGCGGACCTGGCCTATATCAACGGAGGCCCCATGATGGGCAAACTCATCAGCGACCTGTCCGACACAGTAACCAAGACCACGGGAGGGCTGATCGGACTGCCCAGGGACCACATGCTCATCCAGCGCAAGGAAAGCAGCGTGGAAGGAATCCTGCGCATCGCCAAAACCGTCTGTGAACAGTGCAGCTTCTGTACGGATCTCTGTCCCAGGCACATGATCGGCCACGAACTATCTCCTCATCTCTTAATCCGAGCGGTTAATTATAAAAATCTGGCCGAGCTGTCCTTACTTGCCACGGCCCTGACCTGTTCAGAATGCGGAGTATGTGAAGCCTATGCCTGCCCGGTGGGAATATCCCCCCTGAGAGTGAATGTAGCTTTAAAAGCAGAGCTGAGGTCCCAGGGGATCAAATACCAGGGAGAACTGGGCAAAGCGGACCCCATGGCCCAACACCGCTTAATCCCATCCTCACGCTTAATGGACCGCTTAAGACTGCGTTCCTTTTATAAAGACGCCCCCTTAGCCGGGGAAGTGTATGAAGGGAAGGAAGTCCGGATCAAGCTGCAGCAGCATATAGGAGCACCGGCAGCGGCGGTAGTCAAAGAGGGGGATGTTGTGGAAGCGGGACAACGGATCGGAGAAATCCCGTCAGGAGCCCTGGGAGCGAACATCCACGCCAGCATCTCTGGAACGGTAACCCAAGTAACACCTCAAGCCATAACCATACGGAAAGGTGGTGCAGCCCGGTGATCCATGCTATAGGACTGATTGAGAGCAACAGTATCGCCCAAGGAATTGAATGCGCCGATATCATGAGCAAAACCGCGGATGTGACCATTTTGGTGGCTAAAACCATCTGCCCGGGGAAATATATGGTCATGGTCAGCGGAGATGTATCCGGAGTCCAGCAATCCGTCAATGCCGGAGTGGAGTTAGGAGCAGAGACCATCGTGGATTCCTTTGTGATCCCTAATGTACACCCCTCTATCCTGCCGGCCATCGGCAGGGCCAACACCTTAAAGGACATCAAAGCCTTAGGAATTATAGAGACTTATAGTGTAGCCTCCTTAATCGAAGCGGCGGATGCAGCGGTGAAAGCAGGGGATGTAGAGCCCATGCTGCTGCACCTGGCCTTTGGCATCGGAGGCAAAAGCTACACCCTTTTGACGGGAGAAGTAGCCTCGGTGAAAGCCGCCGTGGAAGAAGGCAGTGCTTTGGCCAGTGAAAAGGGGCTGCTCATCCGCAAGGTGGTTATTCCCAGGCCGGCTAAGCAGCTTGTTGAGAGTTTGGTTTAGAGCCACCTCGCCAAACCACGGAAATCAGAGAGTGATCCCGGGTCGGGCGGCTTCGCCCACATCCGTTAACCCAGCATTCCGAGGCTCGCCCACTCGCGGCTGCGGGAGCTGCACCAAACCTCCGGGTAATACCTGATGTGAACCAGGTTTCGCAATCCCCGCAGCCGCTTAGTGGGCTTAACAGCCTCTCCATGCAATGGGTTCACTCCTGTGGGTCGAAGCCGCCCTGGCTTACGGGTCCACGAGCATCGAACCACGAATATCGAATATCGAACCACGAAATAGGAGGTGTATTATGGGACGATTTATCTCGGCAGCGGTTTTAAGAGAGTTGGCTAAGGTAGATAAGAACGTTGTTTTAGAAGAGGATAGTGTCCTGACTCCCTCAGCTAAAGACCTGGCTAAGGAATTAGGGATTACTATCTGCAGGGGCCGGGAAGAAATTGTTGGCTGTAAAATTGTCGGTCAAGCCGTGGAACAAAGGGCAGGGCATCAGTCCGGCGGGCAACAGGTCAGTGTAATGTCGGGAACGGCTGCAGAGGATGACAGTAAATCTGGAGATCTTAAGAAAGTTGTCAAAACAATTTTGGATCAGGTTCTTAAACCTGCCTGTGCGAACCCTATTCCTGTCCATGTTAAAGGTGAAACAGTAGTAGTTCAGCCCTTTTTGGAAGCACCTCCGGGACAAAAAGTCGGGCTGGTGGATGTAATTGACTCACGGGTAGGGAATCTGGCTTCGGGTTTTATGACCTTTGATCATTCCCAGCTGCCTTGGTTCCTGAACTATGATGAAGTGGACTATGTTATTGAAGGGGATTTTGTTCTCGAAGTAGCGGGGCAGACCTTCCGTGCTAAAGCGGGAGATGTGGTATATATTCCGAAAGGGAGTCAAGTGGTCTTTTCGTCACCGAACTTCTGTAAGGTGTTTTACTGTACGTACCCGGCTAACTGGGCGGACTTCTGCGATTAGGACCAAATAAAATGGAGTTCACAGTTGTGATCAAACTCCTATGATGGACAGTGCAGCTCAAATTGGTCACTGGTGACCAATTTGACATGTACCCAGGTCGTCCTCCTGTTGGGGTTACCAGGGGAGGAGCGGGAAGAGTTTCTGGCTCAAAACGATGTGGCCTGTATGACGAAACAAGGGTTGCAGCAGGTACGGAAAGAAAGGGACCAGGCCAAGCAGGGTTGTAACAGAGGAAAACGGCTGACCAAGCAGATTGGTCAGCCGTTTTAAACGATGCATGAAGTAATTATGAATAAGATAGATGTTATATAGTTAGAGTGGCTGAGGTGTGTCGGTGGATATGTTCCCGTGAACGGTGCACATTGTCACTATTAAAAGAACATACCATTCTTAAACCAGCTCATACCAAGGCTTTCACTCAGCCTTGATATAGCACTATCAACGTCTCAACAATGGTAAAATATAATTAGTCAGATCGTTTTATTTGAACGGTCTGGCTTTTTATTGTTCTTAAACTATTTTCATTATCTCAGGAAGGAGAATGCGGAAATATGTGGAATATTTAGAAGAATGGTACAAACTTCGATCTTCCCTTATTGCACAGCAACATGTATTTTGGAGAAAAATTAAAACAGCGCAGAGAAGAAAAGAACTGACACAGGAAGATGTGTCGACGTTCTTTGGCGTTGACTTCAGTAGACAGCCTGCGTTTTATAAGTGAGGCAAATAATTATAAGGCAGAGGCTATTGGAAAGCACTTTCTTGATGTGTGCCGAAAGTTTGCCCAAAGGAGAACTATCAATGAAACTTTTTATTATCGGGAACGGGTTTGATATTGGGCATGGCCTTCCAACAGGATATTGGGACTTTAGGACATTTCTCTATTTAGCGCACCCAGAGTTTTTACAGTCTTTTGAGGAGCACTATGATATTTATCCGGGAATGAGCGATAAGGAAAAGAAAAAAACACTATGGAGTCGTTTTGAAAGCAACCTTGCCAATATTGATGAAGATATCATAATTGATATTGGCACAAGCATCGAACTCGATTTAGAGTCTGGCGATGTTGGGATTGAAGATACTTTATATAGCTACTTTACAGACGAGTATCAGTATATCGAAAAATTGGCGGTATACCTGAAACAATGGGTTAGATCAATACGAATCCGCGACTGCCTTCCGCGCACCTCATTAATAGATAAGAGCAACAGAGACCTATTCTTGACATTCAACTATACTGCCGTACTTGAAAATGTATATGGAATTGCACCCGGTAATATAATACATATTCACGGGTCATTGCGAGACTACACACTTGACCCAGTCCTCGGTCACGGGAACGAAGAACGCTTACAAAAAATAAGAGATAGGATAACTGAAGCCGAAAAAGTATTTGATGAAAAAGTATGTAGTATATGCCGGGTTGTTAATGACTACTATGATAGGACATTTAAAGACACGAATAAATATTCAGTGTATTTATCTTGCATTGCAGAAAAAGACATATCCGATATCACTGTAATAGGTCATTCTCTTGATGGAATCGATATGCCATATTTCACTTTGATTGATTCATATACAGGCAAAAAGCGGATGTGGACTGTATACTGCTACGCGATGGAAGAAGCGCCAGCAAAGAGGCAAAGCTTGATTGATGCCGGTGTAGATGCAAATCGAATTGTAACAATAAGCGCCAATGATTTTTATGATCTGAAAGATGATGAATATGCAAGGCGTTGTGCATTTAAACTCAAGCATGGCTTCTAATGAAAAACGCCTCACCACTGGTATCAAACCGGTAGTGAGTCGTTCTTGTATTATTCATGACCCTATGGAATAAACACTCCTTTTTGATGTTTATTCCATAGGGTCCTTTTTAGGTGAAACCGCTCTTTTCTTTTCCAATATAATCATTTAAAGGTCAGAATCTGGCTGGGGTCTACATCAAGAGCTTTCGCTATTCTGTATAGGGCAATCATCGATATCCCATAAGCAGAGGTGCTTTCAAGATGGCTAATCGTAGTATCACTAAGGCCTGTGCTTTCAGCAAGTTCACTCTGACTTATACCCCGCTGTTTCCGAAGGAATTGAATTTTAAACCCTATATTTTTTAGAAACTGCTGTTCTTCTTTTGAGTACGATGAGTTGCTGCTTTTAGGGGGCATTTAGATTCCTCCATCACTTAGATAACAGTTCAATATAAGTTTAACTAAAATGCGATTGCAATAGAATGCGATATAAAGGTATAATGTTGTTGTAATACTACAACTAAATTAACGTTTTTTGCTTTTCATTGGAGTATAATTAAAAATCGCCGTTATCTACTTTAAGCTCCTGTACTTAATTAATTGAAATTGAGAAAGGTGATATTCTTGCTGAATATTAGCATATGTGATGATGGGGCGCTCCAGCGGGCGTTAGTGGTTCTTTTAATTCATGAGTATGAAAGCAAATTTGGAGTTAAATTTAATCTTTATCAATTTAGCAGCGGGGAGGAACTTCTGGAGAAATTCAACGAAGACAGAAATCTTTTTGACCTTTATTTTCTTGATAACCGGATGAAAAAAATAACCGGTCTTGAGATCGCATCATATATAAGGCAGCGCAATAAGGACTGTTATATCGTTTTTATAACAGCCTCTGGCCCGCAAGATGATTTTAAAGTTGTGTCACCCCTTCGAGTATTGATTAAACCGGCGCAGCAAGAAGACATTACTAAAATCCTGGACAAGGTATTGGAGGGAAGGATTGGCCGCAGTCCCATCAGATAACCAAAATTCTCTGATGGATGAGGGCGGTTTAAATTGGTCACTGGTGAGGTTTTCTCATAACCTTTATTACATCATTCCTGTTTGAATCCAGGGTTACAATAGTAGCTTTAGATGGGTTTTGATCTGGAGTGGGTGGGGTGTAATTCGGGTTCTGAGGAAAACCTTCCCGCATAAAGTGGACTATGTCATCGAAGGGGATTTTGTTCTCGAAGTAGCGGGGCAGACCTTCCGGGCTAAAGCGGGAGATGTGGTATATATTCCGAAAGGGAGTCAAGTGGTCTTTTCGTCACCTAACTTTTGTAAAGTCTTTTACTACACATACCCGGCTAACTGGGCGGACTTTTGCGATTAAGACCAAATAAAAAGGAGTTTACAGTTGTGTCACCGATTTGAGTATTCTTAAAGCGGCATAGCAAGAAGACATTACCTAATCTGGACTTGGTATTGGAGAGAAGGATTGGCTACAGTAACAGCAGATAAATTACTCCATTTATGGGGGACTCAGAACCAGACTGAGTCCCCTGCTTTGTTTATAAATTTAAGGATCTACTGCCCGTAGGCATATTCTGCAGTAGTCCTGCGTCTGTTACATCACCAGGGGTGACATGCACGTCGGTTATGATACCATACTGGATGTCCGAGCTTTGATGGCATAGATAGTGAAAGCCCTGCGGGCTTGGGGTTTACTCCTA
This Desulfosporosinus orientis DSM 765 DNA region includes the following protein-coding sequences:
- the pduL gene encoding phosphate propanoyltransferase, encoding MIVTEYELRANWHKKKEKLLVLPPGSVITPSAMDFIRSKGIDVQIEGNGRQDIHKKTFSSAAQSGERVQQPWAANAAPAEPTQAEPVKAEPAQAEPTQLKPAETESAKPASGKPEHMTHLRAGDLVTKTHPVIAYRGQLDLFQCELVEAQCFFLQEGEEELIRHLDEVAALCRQLMVSEVKQEPFQWTTLFGLTPEELRERSHHPQKYFGIDHTPLSYTHGPIVAKLHKLRSKSREVELYANRAFTDANGECSRTDLIQALNRLSSAFYILACQVRSRKAQELEEKRVPVGISNRHIHLSQADLEALFGKGYTLTSQKDLSQPGQFAAQETVALVGPKGRLDKVRVLGPVRKKTQAEISVTDCFSLGIKPVVRDSGQLDGTPGLQVVGPQGSVDLEVGAIVASRHIHLHTEDAKAWSLKDGDRVRVRVDSGRPIVYEDVLIRVSDQYRKEMHLDLDEANAALVGPTCRGLLMGV
- a CDS encoding flavoprotein yields the protein MNQELINQIVQRILSDPALLGLLQKAGSETSQPVVKSEALVLLNYVPDFPRVLSAVQQRWGESFSLRVLPSDQVYMAKPELPEGMSWITVEEAMAKADWPKIILPACSANTLAKAALGIRDNPICEMIGRGISRGCSIELITEYLGLTDQTPPAYRELYEGYIQKLQAYGVTAWGNLAGGQSSQSSQPTPQPSAAGESRQQLFDSESVSPRNEVYYTKKFLGDKQAYGFPEGATVYVRPETVISPLARDTLRMRRVELCMEKEAGR
- a CDS encoding EutN/CcmL family microcompartment protein; translation: MILARVIGHVWSTRKEESLRGLKFLVVQPVTLSYLEDGTPKLEETGNSLIAADQIGAGEDEIVMVASGSSARQGLANNSVPIDATIVGIIDKETFEA
- a CDS encoding 4Fe-4S dicluster domain-containing protein, producing MNMQMKEISGKVLEAGVVGAGGAGFPTHVKLSAQAEIVIVNGAECEPLLKTDQQLAARYPDLLVKGLTLAMASTGAQKGIIALKAKYKEAIAALEPYIRNTEGIEIAIMPDIYPAGDEVMTIWLTTGRRVPPGGIPINIGVVVNNVQTLINVAKAQEGISVTTRTLTVTGAVKKPITVTVPIGTPLREVLDLAGGEEADLAYINGGPMMGKLISDLSDTVTKTTGGLIGLPRDHMLIQRKESSVEGILRIAKTVCEQCSFCTDLCPRHMIGHELSPHLLIRAVNYKNLAELSLLATALTCSECGVCEAYACPVGISPLRVNVALKAELRSQGIKYQGELGKADPMAQHRLIPSSRLMDRLRLRSFYKDAPLAGEVYEGKEVRIKLQQHIGAPAAAVVKEGDVVEAGQRIGEIPSGALGANIHASISGTVTQVTPQAITIRKGGAAR
- a CDS encoding BMC domain-containing protein, translated to MIHAIGLIESNSIAQGIECADIMSKTADVTILVAKTICPGKYMVMVSGDVSGVQQSVNAGVELGAETIVDSFVIPNVHPSILPAIGRANTLKDIKALGIIETYSVASLIEAADAAVKAGDVEPMLLHLAFGIGGKSYTLLTGEVASVKAAVEEGSALASEKGLLIRKVVIPRPAKQLVESLV
- a CDS encoding cupin domain-containing protein; this translates as MGRFISAAVLRELAKVDKNVVLEEDSVLTPSAKDLAKELGITICRGREEIVGCKIVGQAVEQRAGHQSGGQQVSVMSGTAAEDDSKSGDLKKVVKTILDQVLKPACANPIPVHVKGETVVVQPFLEAPPGQKVGLVDVIDSRVGNLASGFMTFDHSQLPWFLNYDEVDYVIEGDFVLEVAGQTFRAKAGDVVYIPKGSQVVFSSPNFCKVFYCTYPANWADFCD
- a CDS encoding bacteriophage abortive infection AbiH family protein; amino-acid sequence: MKLFIIGNGFDIGHGLPTGYWDFRTFLYLAHPEFLQSFEEHYDIYPGMSDKEKKKTLWSRFESNLANIDEDIIIDIGTSIELDLESGDVGIEDTLYSYFTDEYQYIEKLAVYLKQWVRSIRIRDCLPRTSLIDKSNRDLFLTFNYTAVLENVYGIAPGNIIHIHGSLRDYTLDPVLGHGNEERLQKIRDRITEAEKVFDEKVCSICRVVNDYYDRTFKDTNKYSVYLSCIAEKDISDITVIGHSLDGIDMPYFTLIDSYTGKKRMWTVYCYAMEEAPAKRQSLIDAGVDANRIVTISANDFYDLKDDEYARRCAFKLKHGF
- a CDS encoding helix-turn-helix domain-containing protein; its protein translation is MPPKSSNSSYSKEEQQFLKNIGFKIQFLRKQRGISQSELAESTGLSDTTISHLESTSAYGISMIALYRIAKALDVDPSQILTFK
- a CDS encoding LytR/AlgR family response regulator transcription factor; this encodes MLNISICDDGALQRALVVLLIHEYESKFGVKFNLYQFSSGEELLEKFNEDRNLFDLYFLDNRMKKITGLEIASYIRQRNKDCYIVFITASGPQDDFKVVSPLRVLIKPAQQEDITKILDKVLEGRIGRSPIR
- a CDS encoding cupin domain-containing protein; translated protein: MDYVIEGDFVLEVAGQTFRAKAGDVVYIPKGSQVVFSSPNFCKVFYYTYPANWADFCD